A stretch of DNA from Coriobacteriia bacterium:
GCTCGTGACACGTGGGAGCACCTGCGGTTCGGCCGCGTCACGACGCCAGAGGTGCGCAGCATGATATCCAAGGGCCGCGAGATGCGCTCCTACAGCCGCAACGCGGTGGAGGTGCTGCAGGAGGTCGGCGAGATCATCGCCGCCAAGGGCGACTAGACGGCACGCACCGACTCGCGCGACGACGAGAGCGCCGCCGGCCGCGGCGCTCTTCGCTGTATGCATCCCTCGAGGGCCGCGGGGTCGGGCGGAAGGACACTCGTACCGCGTGGGGCCGGGGGCGATCCGGAACGCGAAGCGGAACGGCTCCTCCGCCTTCCGCGAGAGGAGCCGTTCCGCTTCAACAGTTGGGGCGGCGCACCGTGTCCCCCCGGTGGAGAACGCCGCCCCAATACGTCTGGGGCGTGCAGCGGCCGGGCCGCTACCCCGCGGTCTGCATCTTCTTCTTCGCCTCGATCTTCCTCTTGACCTTCTTGAGGCGGAACAGGTCCTCCCGGGCGCGCTCGTCCAGCGTCATCCGGATGTAGGCGACCTGCTCCTTCAGCATCGGCACCGTCACCTGCTCGAGGGCGTTGACGCGCCGGTTGGTCTTGTTGATCTCCTCACCGAGCCGCTTCAGCCGCGTCTCGATGTCGGCGTACTCGATGATGACGTCTAGGATCCGCTCGAACTTGTCGGCGGTCTCGTCGATCCGGGAGGACACGCCGGTGACGGCGTAGCCTCGCGTGAACGAGGAGCGCAACGGGCTCTCGCCCTTCGTCACGACGGGGACCGAGACGCCCATGATGCGCGTACCGGTCATGTCGATCGTCACCTCGCCCTTGGTCGCCATGCCGACCGAGCGCACCGATACGCTGCCGTCCACGGCCTTGGCGACGGCGAGGCTGTACTGCGCCTCGGAGACGTTTCGCTGCAGCGACTCCGAGAGGCGCAGCGTCTCGTCCATGACGGACATGAACTCGATGAGCAGTGCGTCGCGCTTCTGCTTGAGCAGGTCCATGCCCTGCTCGGCGAGCGTGATCTGCTGCTTGCGCTCCAGCAGCTCCGATCTTGTCGGTCGTACCTCTTCCATGACGTCGCCCCGCCCTTCGACGGCCCTCGCGTCGGCCCGCGGGTCGTCCCGCGACCGATGGGAACGCTACAGCGGGGCTTCCTCCTCCTGCTTCGCGGTCGGGTGGTACTTCTCGACGAAGTCGCGTACGCGCTTCAGCTCGCTCATCGGCAGGCCCGCCATCAGATCCCAGCCGATGTCGAGCGTCTCCTCGATGGAGCGCCCCTCGTCGCCCTGTCCGACTATGCGCTTCTCGAAGTCGTCCGCGAAGCGCAGGTAGCGCCGGTCGGTCTCGGAGAGCGCCTCCTCGCCGACGATGGCGACCAGGCGCCGCAGGTCGCGGCCCTGGGCGTAGGCGGCGTAGAGCTGGTTGGCCACCGCGCGGTGATCCTCACGCGTCTTGCCCTCGCCGATCCCGAGGTTCATCAGCCGGCTCAGGCACGGCAGCGTGTCGATCGGCGGGTAGACGCCGCGGCGGTGCAGGTGCCTCGAGAGCACGATCTGACCCTCGGTGATGTAGCCCGTGAGGTCCGGGATGGGGTGCGTGATGTCGTCGTCGGGCATCGACAGGATCGGGAGCTGCGTGACAGAGCCCTTGCGACCCTTGATACGGCCGGCACGCTCGTAGATCGTCGAGAGGTCGGTGTACATGTAACCCGGGTAGCCGCGGCGTCCCGGCACCTCCTCGCGGGCGGTGGAGACCTCGCGCAGCGCCTCGCAGTAGTTGGTCATGTCGGAGAGCACGACGAGCACCTGCAGATCCTTCTCGAAGGCCAGGTACTCGGCGACGGTGAGCGCGCACTTCGGGGTGAGCAGCCGCTCGACCGTGGGGTCGTCGGCGAGGTTCAGGAAGAACACGACGCGCTCGAGCGCGCCGGTACTCTCGAACTGCTCCATGAAGTACGCCGCCTCGCGGTGGGTGATGCCCATGGCGCCGAAGACGATGGCGAACTCCTCGCCGGAGATGACGCGGGCCTGCCGGATGATCTGCGCCGCGAGCTCGTTGGCCGGCAGGCCGGAGCCCGAGAATATCGGCAGCTTCTGGCCGCGGACGAGCGTGTTGAGCCCGTCGATGGCCGAGATGCCCGTCTCGATGAAGTCGGCCGGCTTCTCGCGGCTGTACGGGTTGATCGGAGACCCGGTGATGTCCAGCCGCTTCTCCGGGATGATCGGCGCGCCGCCGTCGATCGGCTTGCCCACGCCGTTCAGGATGCGGCCGAGCAGCTCCTGGGAGACGTCGAGCCGCGCGACCTCCTCCTGGAAGCGGACGCGTGTCTTGTCGACGTCGATGCCCTGCGTGCCCTCGAAGATCTGGATGACGGCGATGTCGCCGGAGACCTCGAGCACCTGCCCCGACCGTTCGGAGCCGTCCGCCATCAGGATCGCGACCATCTCGTTGTATGCCACGCCGTGGACGTTGTTGACGAAGATCAGCGGGCCCGTGACGTAGGACAGGGTCCTGTACTCCGTCGAGAGCAGCGAGCGCTTCGGTGCGGCGTCTTCCTTGAGTTGAGCCACTCTAGTACACCTCGATTCCCGCGATCTGCTCGGAGACCTCGCCGCACATGGCGGGCAAGCGCTCCAGCGCCTCTTCGTGCGGCGTCGTCTTCATGCCTGCGATCTCGTCCTTGAAGGGGAGCTCGAGTATCTCGCGCAGCGAGACACCGCGGTTGAGCGCCGAGACCGCCGCGTCGTAGAACGCCAGGACGGTCTTCAGCATCCAGTACGCCTTCTTCGGCGGACAGTACGCGTCGATCTCGTCGAACGCGAACTGCTGGAGGAAGTCCTCTCGCAGCATCCGGGCGACCTCGAGGATGATCTTCTCGGACTCGGGCAGAGCGTCTGGTCCGACGAGCTGCACGATCTCCTGCAGCTCGGTCTCCTTCTGCAGGATGAACATCGCTCGATCGCGGGTCTCCTGCCAGTCCGGCGCGACGTTGTCCTCGTACCAGCGCCTGATCTGCCCGCCGTAGAGCGTGTAGGACTTGGTCCACGAGATGGCCGGGAAGTGGCGCCTGTGCGCGAGCGAGGTGTCCAGCGCCCAGAAGGCCCCGGTCACCCGCAGCGAGTTCTGCGTCATCGGCTCCGACATGTCGCCGCCGGCGGGAGAGACCGCGCCCACCATCGTCACGGAGCCCACGCGTTCCTCCGTACCGAGAGCCTGGACACGGCCGCTGCGCTCGTAGAAGGCGGCGAGCCGCGTCGCGAGGTAGGCGGGATAGCCCTCCTCGCCGGGCATCTCCTCGAGGCGTCCGGAGACCTCGCGCAGCGCCTCGCCCCAGCGCGACGTCGAGTCGGCCATCATGGCCACGTTGTAGCCCATGTCGCGGTAGTACTCGGCCAGCGTGGCGCCCACGTAGATGGACGCCTCGCGGGCGGCCACGGGCATGTTGGACGTGTTCGCGACGAGCACGGTCCTGTCCATCAGCGGCGCGCCCGTGGCGGGGTCCTCGAGCTCCGGGAACTCCGTGAGCACCTCGGTCATCTCGTTGCCGCGCTCTCCGCAGCCGATGTAGACGATGATGTCCACGTCGGCCCACTTGGCCAGCGACTGCTGGGTCACCGTCTTGCCGGTCCCGAAGCC
This window harbors:
- a CDS encoding V-type ATP synthase subunit D produces the protein MEEVRPTRSELLERKQQITLAEQGMDLLKQKRDALLIEFMSVMDETLRLSESLQRNVSEAQYSLAVAKAVDGSVSVRSVGMATKGEVTIDMTGTRIMGVSVPVVTKGESPLRSSFTRGYAVTGVSSRIDETADKFERILDVIIEYADIETRLKRLGEEINKTNRRVNALEQVTVPMLKEQVAYIRMTLDERAREDLFRLKKVKRKIEAKKKMQTAG
- a CDS encoding V-type ATP synthase subunit B; this encodes MLSTEYRTLSYVTGPLIFVNNVHGVAYNEMVAILMADGSERSGQVLEVSGDIAVIQIFEGTQGIDVDKTRVRFQEEVARLDVSQELLGRILNGVGKPIDGGAPIIPEKRLDITGSPINPYSREKPADFIETGISAIDGLNTLVRGQKLPIFSGSGLPANELAAQIIRQARVISGEEFAIVFGAMGITHREAAYFMEQFESTGALERVVFFLNLADDPTVERLLTPKCALTVAEYLAFEKDLQVLVVLSDMTNYCEALREVSTAREEVPGRRGYPGYMYTDLSTIYERAGRIKGRKGSVTQLPILSMPDDDITHPIPDLTGYITEGQIVLSRHLHRRGVYPPIDTLPCLSRLMNLGIGEGKTREDHRAVANQLYAAYAQGRDLRRLVAIVGEEALSETDRRYLRFADDFEKRIVGQGDEGRSIEETLDIGWDLMAGLPMSELKRVRDFVEKYHPTAKQEEEAPL
- a CDS encoding V-type ATP synthase subunit A, with amino-acid sequence MIVGTIGKITGPVVVAEGMTGAKMYDVVRVGAAGLMGEVIRLEGDKATIQVYEDTSGLIVGDLVESTEGPLMVELGPGLLSSIYDGVQRPLPVIAQHSGDFIERGTVASALDREKLWHFVPTVAAGDELAAGDVIGTVQESRMIEHRVMMQPGLAGRVLEVVPEGDYDVDTVLVKLDNGDVKMSQWWPVRQGRPYARKLDPTHPFTTGMRILDTFFPIALGGNAIIPGGFGTGKTVTQQSLAKWADVDIIVYIGCGERGNEMTEVLTEFPELEDPATGAPLMDRTVLVANTSNMPVAAREASIYVGATLAEYYRDMGYNVAMMADSTSRWGEALREVSGRLEEMPGEEGYPAYLATRLAAFYERSGRVQALGTEERVGSVTMVGAVSPAGGDMSEPMTQNSLRVTGAFWALDTSLAHRRHFPAISWTKSYTLYGGQIRRWYEDNVAPDWQETRDRAMFILQKETELQEIVQLVGPDALPESEKIILEVARMLREDFLQQFAFDEIDAYCPPKKAYWMLKTVLAFYDAAVSALNRGVSLREILELPFKDEIAGMKTTPHEEALERLPAMCGEVSEQIAGIEVY